In Fibrobacter succinogenes, one DNA window encodes the following:
- a CDS encoding ZIP family metal transporter produces MNEPVLQIAQGLAIPFLGTVLGAACVFFMRKQMGINLKRGLLSFAAGVMVAASVWSLLLPAIEASESMGKLAFIPATVGFWAGIIFLFILDKITPHLHLGSSTPEGPKAKLKRTTMLTLAVTLHNLPEGMAVGIVFAGWLSGNVAITLSGAFALAIGIAIQNFPEGAVVSLPLRAEGASRKKAFALGALSGAVEPVGALITLLAAEALSPFMPYLLSLAAGAMIYVVVEEMLPEVSEGDHFDAGTLLFAVGFTLMMVLDSAL; encoded by the coding sequence ATGAACGAACCCGTCTTACAAATTGCCCAAGGTCTTGCCATCCCGTTTTTGGGGACGGTGTTAGGGGCGGCTTGCGTTTTCTTTATGCGCAAGCAGATGGGCATAAACCTCAAACGCGGCCTACTCTCGTTTGCGGCGGGCGTCATGGTGGCTGCTTCTGTGTGGAGCTTGCTTTTGCCAGCCATTGAGGCGAGCGAATCCATGGGGAAGCTTGCTTTTATCCCGGCGACAGTTGGCTTCTGGGCGGGCATCATTTTCCTGTTCATTCTAGACAAAATTACACCGCATTTGCATTTAGGGAGTTCTACTCCTGAAGGCCCCAAGGCAAAACTCAAGCGCACAACGATGCTTACGCTTGCGGTGACCTTGCATAACTTGCCCGAAGGCATGGCTGTAGGCATTGTATTTGCAGGCTGGCTTTCGGGGAATGTCGCCATCACGCTTTCGGGCGCATTTGCGCTCGCGATAGGCATTGCTATTCAGAACTTCCCCGAAGGGGCCGTGGTTTCGCTTCCGCTCCGTGCGGAAGGAGCTTCCCGCAAAAAAGCATTCGCATTGGGAGCGCTTTCCGGAGCCGTTGAACCGGTGGGGGCTTTGATTACATTGCTTGCCGCAGAGGCTCTTTCGCCTTTTATGCCGTACCTGCTTTCGCTTGCGGCTGGGGCCATGATTTATGTCGTGGTCGAAGAAATGCTCCCCGAAGTGAGCGAAGGCGATCACTTTGATGCCGGCACCCTTCTTTTTGCCGTGGGCTTTACGCTGATGATGGTGCTCGACAGCGCCCTTTAA
- a CDS encoding alpha/beta hydrolase, translated as MIKAKIIIAATMVALLSATSANACLAACKEKKRDEAYSKPLTTSALQTLVDNSLPQKSVDPELGAPYTVYPIEVKPYDKVFHSTLIEYPFGSSPRAVSPISSPRGIILYVHGYNDYFFQEELAEKSDSAGFAFFAIDLHYNGRSYRAGEPRSDMRSVKEYYAELDAAVALSKKIAENSISSNLPFVIIAHSNGGLITPNYLNERNSEDFAAFVLNSPFLDYKNSWFVRNVAFPVLSDVALLMPDAPAPKQESPKYNTSLLKTERGEWEFNTELKSAEWPQQYFGFLRATTRGIKRIHNGMQIKSPILMMRSGCTVNNVKWEEDYMRCDCLLDVDLLEKWAPKLGPDVTTVTVEDGMHDVFLSRKDVRDFAYRTMFEFLDDAVARKNAVVAYNYIVP; from the coding sequence ATGATTAAAGCAAAAATAATCATTGCCGCGACTATGGTCGCACTTCTTTCTGCCACATCCGCTAATGCTTGCCTTGCTGCCTGCAAAGAAAAGAAACGTGATGAGGCCTACAGTAAACCCCTCACGACATCGGCTTTGCAGACCCTTGTTGATAATTCCCTGCCGCAAAAGTCGGTTGATCCGGAACTTGGTGCACCTTATACGGTTTACCCGATTGAGGTGAAACCCTACGACAAGGTTTTCCATTCGACGTTAATCGAATACCCCTTCGGGAGTTCGCCGCGCGCTGTGTCGCCGATTTCTAGCCCGCGTGGAATTATTTTGTATGTACACGGATACAACGATTACTTTTTCCAAGAAGAATTGGCCGAAAAGTCCGATTCTGCCGGGTTCGCTTTCTTTGCGATAGACCTGCATTACAATGGCCGTTCGTACCGCGCTGGGGAGCCGCGTTCCGACATGCGGAGCGTCAAGGAATACTATGCCGAATTGGATGCCGCCGTGGCGCTCAGTAAAAAGATTGCTGAAAATTCCATTTCGAGCAATCTGCCGTTTGTCATTATCGCGCATTCCAATGGTGGCTTGATTACGCCGAATTACTTGAACGAACGCAATAGCGAAGATTTTGCGGCGTTTGTCTTGAACAGTCCCTTCCTCGACTACAAAAACAGCTGGTTTGTCCGTAATGTGGCATTCCCCGTTCTTTCGGACGTCGCGCTATTGATGCCCGATGCGCCGGCGCCAAAACAGGAATCTCCCAAGTACAACACGTCTCTTTTGAAAACCGAAAGAGGCGAATGGGAATTCAACACGGAATTAAAGAGCGCCGAATGGCCGCAACAATACTTCGGTTTCCTTCGCGCGACCACAAGGGGAATCAAGCGGATTCATAACGGAATGCAAATCAAGTCTCCCATACTTATGATGCGTAGTGGCTGCACCGTCAACAACGTCAAGTGGGAAGAAGACTACATGCGCTGCGACTGCTTGCTCGATGTGGATCTCCTAGAAAAATGGGCTCCCAAGCTAGGGCCTGATGTTACAACAGTGACTGTTGAAGACGGAATGCACGACGTATTCCTTTCCCGTAAGGACGTTCGCGATTTCGCTTACCGCACGATGTTCGAATTCCTTGACGATGCGGTGGCCCGTAAAAATGCGGTAGTCGCTTATAACTATATTGTTCCCTAG
- a CDS encoding ORF6N domain-containing protein, translating to MNNENTFSILMRNVADRITSVRNHKIILDADVALLYGVETKRINEAVRNNPDKFPSTYMFQLSKDEVEILRTKISSTNYSAKSRSLPYAFTEKGLYMLATILKSKTAINTTFAIIETFAAVRELKRELVELHKEGDKEEKHSKMQHFGEILTNIVMPDLETTETESSLELNFIIGKIKHSVKRVKR from the coding sequence ATGAATAACGAAAACACGTTTTCGATTTTAATGCGCAATGTGGCAGACCGAATTACATCCGTTCGAAATCATAAAATCATTTTGGATGCCGATGTCGCTTTGTTATATGGTGTAGAGACAAAGCGAATCAATGAGGCGGTCAGGAACAATCCTGACAAGTTTCCCTCGACATATATGTTCCAGTTGTCAAAGGACGAAGTTGAAATTTTGCGGACGAAAATTTCGTCCACAAATTATTCGGCCAAAAGCAGATCTTTACCCTACGCTTTCACAGAAAAAGGCCTCTATATGCTTGCGACAATCTTAAAAAGCAAGACGGCGATTAACACAACTTTCGCCATCATCGAGACTTTTGCGGCTGTTCGAGAACTCAAGAGAGAACTTGTGGAGTTGCATAAAGAAGGCGACAAGGAGGAAAAGCATTCGAAAATGCAGCATTTCGGAGAGATTCTCACAAACATCGTTATGCCGGATTTAGAAACAACAGAAACAGAATCCTCGCTGGAACTGAACTTTATCATAGGCAAGATAAAACATTCCGTAAAGCGTGTTAAGCGATAG
- a CDS encoding ORF6N domain-containing protein, with amino-acid sequence MARKTEKTDDIAPNPLMESGIGKMIQVVRGKQVLLDRDLATLYGVETKRINEQVKRNIERFPEDFCIQLSLEESQLLRSQNATLEKKGQNLKGKHTKYRSLAFTEQGVAMLSSVLKSESAIKVNIAIMRAFVQLRHLMMGNGGLVNRLSNVEAKDLEQDDRLTGHDEHLLDHDRKFDELFEAMDRGELKSKGLFYNNQEFDAYVFVCNLIRQAKKRIVLVDRYVNEKTLTMMLKREKGVSVTIYTYDKSKVLEMDLATYNEQYPDSPMQVLPSYGMHDRFLFIDDTAYHFGASLKDLGKNTFFFTQEDFTLQEVLKESQKIQAEKES; translated from the coding sequence ATGGCTAGAAAGACCGAAAAAACGGATGATATCGCACCTAACCCGCTTATGGAGTCGGGCATCGGAAAGATGATTCAAGTTGTTCGTGGCAAGCAGGTGCTGCTTGACCGCGATTTGGCGACGCTTTACGGGGTGGAAACGAAGCGTATAAATGAGCAGGTAAAGCGCAATATTGAGCGTTTTCCCGAAGATTTTTGCATACAACTCTCTTTAGAGGAATCGCAACTTCTAAGGTCGCAAAATGCGACCTTAGAAAAAAAGGGGCAAAATTTAAAGGGAAAGCACACAAAATACCGTTCTTTAGCTTTCACCGAACAAGGCGTAGCGATGCTATCTTCGGTTCTAAAAAGTGAGTCTGCAATCAAGGTCAACATCGCCATTATGCGGGCTTTCGTGCAATTGCGTCACCTTATGATGGGTAATGGAGGCCTCGTCAACCGGCTTTCAAACGTGGAAGCAAAGGATCTGGAACAGGACGACCGCTTGACAGGTCATGACGAGCATCTGCTTGACCATGACCGTAAATTTGACGAACTGTTCGAGGCGATGGACCGTGGCGAGCTCAAATCTAAGGGTTTATTTTATAACAACCAGGAGTTCGATGCCTATGTATTTGTCTGCAACCTCATTCGCCAAGCCAAAAAGAGAATTGTGCTGGTCGATAGATATGTAAACGAGAAAACCTTGACGATGATGCTCAAACGGGAAAAGGGCGTTTCTGTGACAATCTACACCTACGACAAAAGCAAAGTCCTTGAAATGGACCTAGCCACTTACAACGAACAATATCCTGACAGCCCGATGCAAGTCTTGCCTAGTTACGGAATGCACGACCGATTCTTGTTCATAGACGATACAGCCTACCACTTCGGGGCTTCGCTCAAGGATTTGGGCAAGAATACGTTTTTCTTTACGCAGGAAGATTTCACGCTGCAAGAAGTGCTGAAGGAATCGCAGAAAATTCAGGCAGAAAAAGAAAGCTAG
- the dcm gene encoding DNA (cytosine-5-)-methyltransferase: MFAGIGGFHTAMHSVGGKCVFASEWDKNARITYEENYKAIEPSLFVKDNEGNYKFFNADINDVQLDKVPDFDVLCGGFPCQAFSIAGKRKGFEDTRGTLFFNIAAIVDHKIKTGKKPKVLFLENVKGLKNHDHGKTLETLLRVLKEGLEYEVRTMVLNAKYFGVPQNRERLFFVCWDKKQCPVDDFKFPIGLDSNLKSIFDKDSLDKSIPTKVGDILEPDASLPEKMTISDKMWIGHQLRKERNRANGKGFGYSLFKENATYCSTISARYWKDGSEILIDQSDKNKNPRKLTPVEAGRLQGYKIVGNGWKYAEAAENQNNKNRLPTMRIVVSDKEAYHQFGNSVAVPLIRTLAKEIKRQLLKIK; this comes from the coding sequence TTGTTTGCTGGTATCGGAGGGTTCCACACAGCAATGCATTCCGTTGGTGGAAAATGCGTTTTTGCAAGTGAATGGGACAAGAACGCTCGCATAACTTATGAAGAAAATTACAAGGCCATTGAGCCATCTCTTTTTGTAAAAGATAACGAAGGTAATTACAAGTTTTTCAATGCTGACATAAACGACGTTCAATTGGATAAGGTTCCAGACTTTGATGTTCTGTGCGGCGGCTTCCCGTGCCAAGCTTTTTCGATTGCGGGGAAACGCAAAGGTTTTGAAGACACTCGTGGAACTCTCTTTTTTAACATCGCCGCTATAGTTGACCATAAAATAAAGACTGGAAAGAAGCCGAAAGTTCTCTTCCTTGAAAATGTCAAAGGTCTGAAAAATCATGATCACGGGAAGACTCTTGAAACATTGTTACGAGTGTTAAAAGAGGGCTTGGAATATGAAGTCAGAACGATGGTTTTAAATGCCAAGTATTTTGGTGTGCCGCAAAATAGAGAAAGGCTCTTTTTTGTTTGTTGGGACAAAAAGCAATGCCCTGTAGATGACTTTAAATTTCCGATTGGTTTAGATTCGAACTTGAAATCCATCTTTGATAAAGATTCTTTAGATAAATCCATACCGACAAAAGTTGGTGATATTTTGGAACCTGACGCTTCTCTTCCAGAGAAGATGACCATCAGCGATAAAATGTGGATAGGACATCAGCTCAGGAAAGAACGAAATCGTGCAAACGGGAAAGGCTTCGGTTATTCGCTGTTTAAGGAAAACGCGACCTATTGCAGCACCATCTCAGCACGCTACTGGAAAGACGGTAGTGAAATTCTTATAGATCAATCTGATAAAAATAAAAATCCTCGAAAACTTACTCCCGTTGAAGCTGGACGTTTGCAGGGCTATAAGATAGTCGGTAATGGCTGGAAGTACGCAGAAGCAGCAGAGAATCAGAACAACAAGAATAGGCTGCCGACGATGAGAATTGTTGTATCAGATAAAGAGGCTTACCATCAATTTGGCAACAGCGTCGCTGTTCCTTTGATAAGGACTTTGGCGAAAGAAATTAAAAGGCAACTTCTTAAAATCAAGTAG